From the Armatimonadota bacterium genome, the window CCTATCAGCCCGATCCCGACATTTGAAATGATGCCTATCGTAACGGGGCCCTTATACGGCTTGAGATATCCTAGAAGCCGTCCGAATGCGGCGCGTTTGTCTTTGGGTTTGTTTCGTTCGTCCATGATTTTGTATCCTATCATGCCGCAAGTCGAATGGCAAGATAATGTTGGAAACTGGCCAGGGCGAACGCATCTTAAGAAATATGTCTCCGCTTTGTTCGGGCAGATTTAAAATCTGCGCCGAAAAGGGCCAAATGGCATCTCTGATGCCACTACCTAGCACTTATATGCTGGCTTAGCGGTTAACGGAATCTCAGATCCCGAGATTGCCCCAAAGGGGCCAGATTGCAAATCTGCCCCAACAGAAATTAGATGCGTTAGCCCTGGGAAACTGGCTTGGAACTGGCTGTTATCCAGCCATCGTAGAATATTATGTAAACTCTGGAGGTTGTAATGCACCGCACCAAAGCCGTGTTACGCGGCAGACTGCTTTACGTAGTCATCCTCACACTCTTATCTCTCTCCTGCTATGCGGCTGACGCGCCTAAAAACATCGTCTTTCTTATCGGCGATGGAATGGGAATAGGCGTCATTACGGCGGCACGATGCGCCGGACCCGGTCAGAACGGTCAGCTTGCAATGGACAGCATGCCCGTTGTCGGATTGGTAAAGACTTACTCGGCAAATGCGCTGGTCACCGATTCAGCCGCTGCCGCGACAGCTTACGCCACCGGCGTCAAGACCAACAATGGCGAGCTTTCGGTCGACCCGTCCGGCAAGAAACTGCGCACAATCCTCGAAGCTGCCCATGACATGGGCAAGTCTACCGGAGTTGTAAGCACGAAGTTCATCACCGACGCCACCCCGGCAGCGTTTGTATCACATGTCACCAGCCGGGCTGATCGAACCGACATAGCCGTTCAAATGATCAGTTCGGGAGCTGATGTGATCATGGGCGGAGGACGTAAAGACTTTGCTTTGAAGACAGACACCAGTGACGGACGAACGGACGGGCGCGACGTTATGGCCGAAGCCGCGAAGATTGGGTTCACGGTTATAACCACGAGAGATGAAATGCCGGATGTTCACTCAGAAAAAGTGCTGGGGCTGTTCGTGCAGGATGTCATGACGGCTTTCTCGCCGGAACCGACTCTGCGCGAGATGACCACATGTGCAATAGACTGCCTGGACAACAACAAAAAAGGCTTCTTTTTGATGAGCGAAGGCGGCACGATCGACTCCTTTGAGCACGCAAGCAACGCCGGTGACGCGGTAAAACAGACTCTGGAGTTCGACAATACGGTGCGAATGGCGCTGGATTATGCGCGTGAGCATAAAGACACGCTGGTTGTCGTGACGGCCGACCATGATACCGGAGGCATGGCTGTACTTGACCCTGATGCCGATCATCCAAAATATATGGTCGGCTGGGCACACGGCGGGCACACAGCGAATATGGTCCCGATATTCGCCTTCGGTCCGGGATCGCAATACTTTGCCGGTGTCCATGACAACACCGAAATTCCAAAGATATTTTCTAAGCTGTGGAACTGTAAGTTGAACTAGTGGAGAGTGGAAAGTGATAAGCGGCGTATTCTCGGACTTTCCGCCTTCCACTTTCAGCTATCTGTGCTATAATTTAGAAAACATTAAATATGGGGGACACGATGCACGAAGTCGTGGGGTTTGTAAAGGATTACGACGCCTATTTTTCAATAGGTTTGGTGGCGTTTAGCCTGATACTATTTATATGTGTAATAGTCCAGTCTTCACGTTTGTCTCGACTGGCACAGCGGAAAAGCGCTAAGCTGGCTGACGCAGGCGCGGAAGAGTTGGCGGAGGCGATAACGGAACAGTCCGCAATGATCAGCGATTTGCGCAACAAGCTGGACGAAGCACGCGTCAGGCAGATGGAACTTGCCGGAGCTGTAGACAACTGTCTCCAGAAAACCAACATCATCAGGTTCAATGCTTTTGAGGACGTGGGTGGAGAACAGAGCTTCGCGCTCTCTGTGCTGGATGCAAACAACACAGGAATAATCATAAGCAGTCTGTATGGACGGCAGGACTCACGGTTGTATGTAAAGAATGTCAAAAATGGCGAAGGTGAGCGCGCTTTATCCGAGGAAGAACAACGAGCAATCGGGGCTCGTCCTAAAAAGGCGACGGTTGCTTGACGAGGTTGTGGAGTGCTCTTTAACACGTCCGGAACCAAAAAGAGTGTAAGCCGCACGGAAGAGCAGGCTCTTATCAGTCGGTGTAAGAACGGCGACATCAAGGCGTTCGATGAGCTTGTTACTCACTTCCAAAAGCGCGTCTATAATTTTGCTTACGGTATCGCCGGCAACTATGACGACGCCAACGATATCGCGCAGGAGGCCTTCGTTCGGGTTTTTAACTCGATTTCCACGTTTCGAGGCGACGCCAACTTCACCACTTGGATCTACAGAATTGTCACCAACGTCTTCCTCGACGAGCGCAAAAAAGCTAAAAACCATCGCCAGGTGTCGCTCGACGAGATAATTGACCTGGATGAAACATCCGTCTCACGGCAGATTGAGGATGAAAAACCGCTGCCGGGTGAAATCGCTGAGTCCAAAGAACGCAATAAGGCTGTACGCACCGCAATTGCATCACTGCCGGATTACCAGCGAGTCATAATGACGCTATATCACCTTCATGACCGCAGTTATGAAGAGATCGCCGATATTTTGCACCTTCCTATCGGGACAGTTAAATCCAGGCTCAATCGCGCCAGAGGCGCATTAAAAGAAATATTAGAGTCCCAATCGGAACTTTTTGGGTAGCTCTCAAGTCTAGAAATTGTAGATAATAAAGCGCGTAGGCGTGTTGTTTGATCTGGGAGTGTCATCCCGGCAGTTTTTTGGGCTCGGGAGGTTTATGTTCACAGCTCAGACGGTACGCTATTGCAGATAAGAAGCGCATGTGTATGCAAATTTGGGAAGTATTGCATAGTTGCCAGGATATATTTACTGATCGGAGCTAGCTGGTTATGAAATGCATTAAAGCCCAGGACCTGTTTTCGGCTTATATGGAAAATACTATAGACCCCCCGCTGCGGGTGGTTTTTGAACAGCATCTTGCACAGTGCCCTGAGTGCAAAACTGATTATGAGAAATTCCATGCATCTGTTATGATGTTGGAAGAGCTTCCCGAGTTGGACGTACCACAGGGCTTTCACGCGGCTGTGATGGC encodes:
- a CDS encoding alkaline phosphatase, with translation MHRTKAVLRGRLLYVVILTLLSLSCYAADAPKNIVFLIGDGMGIGVITAARCAGPGQNGQLAMDSMPVVGLVKTYSANALVTDSAAAATAYATGVKTNNGELSVDPSGKKLRTILEAAHDMGKSTGVVSTKFITDATPAAFVSHVTSRADRTDIAVQMISSGADVIMGGGRKDFALKTDTSDGRTDGRDVMAEAAKIGFTVITTRDEMPDVHSEKVLGLFVQDVMTAFSPEPTLREMTTCAIDCLDNNKKGFFLMSEGGTIDSFEHASNAGDAVKQTLEFDNTVRMALDYAREHKDTLVVVTADHDTGGMAVLDPDADHPKYMVGWAHGGHTANMVPIFAFGPGSQYFAGVHDNTEIPKIFSKLWNCKLN
- a CDS encoding DUF4446 family protein, with the protein product MHEVVGFVKDYDAYFSIGLVAFSLILFICVIVQSSRLSRLAQRKSAKLADAGAEELAEAITEQSAMISDLRNKLDEARVRQMELAGAVDNCLQKTNIIRFNAFEDVGGEQSFALSVLDANNTGIIISSLYGRQDSRLYVKNVKNGEGERALSEEEQRAIGARPKKATVA
- a CDS encoding sigma-70 family RNA polymerase sigma factor, encoding MLFNTSGTKKSVSRTEEQALISRCKNGDIKAFDELVTHFQKRVYNFAYGIAGNYDDANDIAQEAFVRVFNSISTFRGDANFTTWIYRIVTNVFLDERKKAKNHRQVSLDEIIDLDETSVSRQIEDEKPLPGEIAESKERNKAVRTAIASLPDYQRVIMTLYHLHDRSYEEIADILHLPIGTVKSRLNRARGALKEILESQSELFG